From the genome of Spirosomataceae bacterium TFI 002, one region includes:
- a CDS encoding SEC-C motif-containing protein — translation MASKRNQLCECGSGKKYKKCCIDSPLSSSKREPKFSDYNKLDLIKTISSLSLVPDNSDKIIRLESIMNQILKQKDEGKERIEVETLKEICKSNYAFNAMEDPSENCFTEIITYYGGDYIIYPGITENGNYVLQRLLNTIFEIQAFTFSDEFKSQINEAALLCLGLSNQISEKLGSKRYEIYDAQGGLLFFPSEVKINQITKAIELSESEMEDFLSKYGISLETLHYFLFENSNQDTSDIFINNPIYKDESSYVIASPTTLSYALTNYIWEVSGKHENRAYLETSYKIYWWNEAQLKLQKMGFARFSLNKDKVDHNNTNGYYQFDSDKVAFIYIKDSKDDFKANLENLKLLHSDKKKYSDHQILEIEIIPVFGVETFTLQENINKNFKLHIPMPEFDILSILKLADAIDLWKFAQILHNKIANGFRIIPSSFLDLFKFYVDKDYSFYQNDNYSLDGLFGLISNAKEWRINSKTEPDIHTRIKEIDTYQVNIKVQRISSLESIYHQQNIETNLLLDSYFQPIWVSPQSIDFPKEAGEIVKGLANVIAFWIYQLEDIFFEPLKLLGDKPIQFEFNVSDWKDFIEPLPSLEAQELSHESFGPIVKDNLIILTIPIDFVKKAYSPQNEGERGLLKTIIFSLNTLLENSNFKKVENIETIINNIAPLGTKKKLNVYFPDDNLLKDPTNVRGYRLLQKHDVSILLDNLPTLLGLNCPKKDKELDRKEKQDLLNDITKVAFLPLLKDRINRLDNVDLLIKLIEFNEAIIFRRELLKFQIPSKIACGLQDEKSNKELIDILSDFDKTTISIRCLIEHIVAEQVSGHVSPSMTDIDELVAIMNQVMEWGALSDQIYFNIMDERIAVLPSGRIGTDKNLEEAFRHFQKIKSREGVADVIENFIYSFPKLNKNNGKEIPTGLDKAFLADYKISFTRLFEFMDTLFQIGLDQQMSYNKIEVSTLKSELLNNGFSISEIDNALAYLCLTKRGSVDQKPDGYEYYDIIPWRFNRRLSVLAKPLFKIETQKDKEDLLFWGNKQLVQCKRYLQSQIQSGRYRAIPKGKMEEILGKMANEKGELLVKDLLKTLEKDTKLVLKSEVKINSKSVFYAYKDLGDVDILIIDIANKLLLSLECKNIAATRNIKEVFDEFDKLYTGSKYIGKHLERHNWLKQNIDLLSAQYGIDFSGFTAQSAFITNEQLFTPILKGEKIEMPFISKYEIEKDGYSSILKHFLTKYSQQ, via the coding sequence ATGGCTTCAAAACGTAACCAACTTTGTGAATGTGGCAGTGGGAAAAAGTACAAGAAATGTTGTATCGACAGTCCATTATCTTCGAGTAAAAGAGAACCAAAGTTCTCGGACTATAATAAATTAGACCTAATTAAAACGATATCATCTTTATCCTTGGTGCCAGATAATTCAGATAAAATTATTCGCTTGGAAAGTATAATGAATCAAATTTTAAAACAAAAAGATGAAGGAAAGGAACGAATAGAAGTAGAAACTTTAAAAGAAATATGTAAATCCAATTATGCCTTCAATGCAATGGAAGACCCTTCTGAAAATTGCTTTACGGAGATCATAACCTATTATGGAGGAGATTATATAATTTATCCAGGAATTACAGAAAATGGCAACTATGTTTTGCAAAGACTCCTAAATACCATTTTTGAAATTCAAGCATTCACCTTTTCCGATGAATTTAAAAGTCAGATAAACGAAGCAGCGTTATTATGCCTTGGGCTATCAAACCAAATTTCAGAAAAATTAGGTAGCAAAAGATATGAAATATATGATGCTCAGGGTGGTTTGCTATTTTTCCCTAGTGAAGTCAAAATCAATCAAATCACCAAAGCCATTGAGTTATCTGAATCTGAAATGGAGGACTTTTTAAGCAAATACGGTATTTCACTAGAGACATTGCATTATTTCTTATTTGAAAATTCTAACCAAGATACAAGTGACATATTTATAAACAACCCTATTTATAAGGATGAATCCAGTTATGTAATAGCATCACCTACCACGTTAAGTTATGCTTTGACTAATTATATTTGGGAAGTATCAGGAAAACACGAAAATAGAGCCTACCTAGAAACATCTTATAAAATATACTGGTGGAATGAAGCCCAATTAAAGTTACAAAAAATGGGTTTTGCTAGGTTTTCGTTAAATAAGGATAAAGTAGACCATAACAATACCAATGGGTATTATCAGTTTGACTCTGATAAAGTGGCGTTTATTTATATCAAAGATTCTAAAGATGATTTTAAAGCGAATCTTGAGAATTTGAAGCTCCTCCATTCTGACAAAAAAAAGTATTCAGATCACCAAATACTTGAAATAGAAATTATTCCAGTATTTGGTGTTGAAACATTTACTTTACAGGAAAATATAAATAAGAATTTCAAGCTGCATATTCCAATGCCTGAATTCGACATTCTGAGTATACTTAAATTGGCTGATGCCATTGACCTTTGGAAATTTGCCCAAATTTTGCATAATAAAATTGCAAACGGCTTTAGAATAATACCATCATCGTTTTTAGATTTATTTAAGTTCTACGTAGATAAAGACTACTCTTTTTATCAAAATGACAACTATTCTTTAGATGGCTTATTTGGACTGATTTCTAATGCAAAGGAGTGGCGAATTAATTCAAAAACAGAACCTGATATACATACTAGAATTAAAGAAATAGATACTTATCAGGTAAATATTAAGGTACAAAGAATTAGCAGTTTAGAAAGTATTTATCACCAGCAAAATATAGAGACAAACCTTTTGTTGGATTCTTATTTTCAACCTATTTGGGTATCTCCTCAGAGTATTGATTTTCCAAAAGAAGCAGGGGAGATAGTTAAGGGATTGGCAAATGTAATTGCATTTTGGATATATCAATTAGAAGATATCTTTTTTGAACCATTAAAGTTGCTTGGAGACAAGCCGATACAGTTTGAGTTTAATGTCTCCGACTGGAAAGATTTTATAGAACCTTTACCATCATTAGAAGCCCAGGAATTATCACATGAAAGCTTCGGTCCAATTGTTAAGGACAACTTAATTATATTGACCATTCCAATTGACTTTGTTAAAAAAGCCTATAGTCCTCAAAATGAAGGGGAAAGAGGACTTTTGAAAACAATAATATTCTCTCTTAACACACTTCTAGAAAATAGTAATTTTAAAAAAGTTGAAAACATAGAGACCATAATAAACAACATTGCTCCATTGGGAACTAAAAAGAAGCTAAATGTTTACTTTCCAGATGACAACCTTTTAAAAGATCCTACAAATGTCCGAGGATATAGATTATTACAGAAGCATGACGTGAGTATTCTACTTGATAATTTACCCACCCTTTTGGGTTTGAATTGTCCTAAAAAAGATAAAGAGCTAGATAGGAAAGAAAAGCAGGACTTATTAAATGACATTACCAAAGTTGCCTTCCTGCCATTGTTAAAGGATAGAATTAACAGATTAGATAATGTTGATTTGTTAATAAAGCTAATTGAATTTAACGAAGCAATTATTTTTAGACGTGAACTACTAAAATTTCAAATACCATCTAAAATCGCTTGTGGTTTACAGGATGAAAAATCAAATAAGGAATTAATAGATATTTTAAGCGACTTTGATAAAACCACAATTTCAATAAGGTGCTTAATAGAGCATATCGTTGCCGAGCAAGTTAGTGGGCATGTTTCACCATCAATGACTGACATTGATGAGCTAGTGGCAATAATGAATCAAGTCATGGAATGGGGGGCTCTTTCTGATCAAATATATTTCAATATAATGGATGAAAGAATAGCAGTTCTACCATCGGGAAGAATTGGAACAGATAAAAACCTTGAGGAAGCATTCCGTCACTTCCAAAAAATTAAATCGAGAGAGGGCGTTGCAGATGTCATAGAAAACTTTATTTATTCATTTCCAAAGCTGAATAAAAATAACGGGAAGGAAATACCCACCGGTTTAGATAAGGCATTTTTGGCTGACTACAAAATATCATTTACTCGCCTATTTGAATTTATGGATACCCTATTTCAAATAGGGCTTGATCAGCAAATGTCTTATAACAAAATCGAGGTATCTACATTAAAGTCAGAATTATTGAATAATGGCTTTAGTATTTCCGAAATAGATAATGCCCTTGCCTACTTATGTTTGACAAAAAGAGGCTCAGTCGATCAAAAGCCTGATGGCTATGAATATTATGATATTATTCCATGGCGATTTAATAGAAGGCTTTCTGTTTTGGCAAAACCTCTTTTCAAAATAGAAACCCAAAAGGATAAAGAAGATCTTCTTTTTTGGGGGAACAAACAATTAGTACAATGCAAACGCTATTTACAAAGCCAGATACAAAGTGGTAGATATCGTGCTATTCCAAAAGGAAAAATGGAAGAGATTCTAGGAAAAATGGCAAATGAAAAAGGCGAACTCCTTGTTAAAGACCTTCTTAAAACACTTGAAAAGGACACAAAACTAGTTTTGAAATCAGAGGTAAAAATTAATAGTAAAAGTGTCTTTTATGCCTATAAAGACTTGGGTGATGTAGATATTCTAATTATTGATATTGCAAATAAGCTTCTTTTAAGTTTAGAGTGTAAAAACATTGCCGCTACAAGAAATATAAAAGAAGTTTTTGACGAATTTGATAAACTATACACTGGCAGTAAATATATAGGGAAACACTTAGAAAGGCATAATTGGCTAAAACAAAACATTGACTTATTATCAGCACAATATGGGATAGACTTCAGTGGATTCACTGCTCAATCCGCATTTATTACTAATGAACAATTATTTACCCCAATACTTAAAGGAGAAAAAATAGAAATGCCTTTTATAAGCAAATATGAAATTGAAAAAGATGGATACTCGTCCATTCTAAAACACTTTTTAACTAAATATTCACAACAATGA
- a CDS encoding type I restriction enzyme M protein: protein MTQKDINDAVWKACDTFRGSIDPSIYKDYVLTMLFIKYLSDVHDDKMNAYLEKYKGDEARAERAMKHERFVVPVNSHFKYLYDHRNETNIGELIDIALADLQEANREKLYSDDGAGIFQNIRFNSTVLGDQKDKNTRLKNLLIDFNSDKLNLRPSLLGGKDIIGGAYEFLISNFASDAGKKAGEFYSPTEVSTLLAKLTKSAPGARISDPTCGSASLLIKAGQEVGSDNFSLYGQEANGSTWALAVINMFLHGFDNSIIRWGDTIRNPKLKEGGVLMKFDTVVANPPFSLDKWGKVEEKDGDVSVVSYDPETDQYNRFWRGVPPKSKGDWAFICHMIETTYEGTGIVGVIVPHGVLFRGSSEGRIRQKTIEENILEAVIGLPANLFYGTGIPAAILIFNKGKIAGTDVLFIDASQEYESAKNQNKLGEKHIDRIVKTYREFKKGNLSQGVIEDKYSYVASFDELKENDFNLNIPRYVDTFEEEQEVDIKKVKEEISTLEKELSLVEKQMAEYLKTIID, encoded by the coding sequence ATGACACAAAAAGACATCAACGACGCAGTATGGAAAGCATGTGATACTTTTAGAGGGAGTATAGACCCTAGTATTTACAAAGATTATGTGCTTACCATGCTTTTTATAAAGTACCTAAGTGACGTTCATGACGACAAAATGAACGCATACTTAGAAAAGTATAAGGGTGATGAGGCAAGAGCCGAAAGAGCCATGAAACATGAGCGTTTTGTAGTCCCTGTAAATAGCCATTTCAAATACTTATACGATCATAGAAATGAAACTAATATTGGTGAGCTAATTGACATAGCTCTGGCGGATCTCCAAGAAGCAAACAGAGAAAAGCTCTATTCCGATGATGGTGCTGGAATCTTTCAAAACATCAGATTCAATAGCACTGTTCTTGGTGATCAGAAGGACAAAAATACGAGACTCAAGAACCTACTCATAGACTTTAATTCAGATAAGCTTAATCTTCGCCCATCACTACTTGGTGGTAAGGACATCATTGGTGGAGCATACGAATTTTTGATCTCCAACTTTGCAAGCGATGCCGGTAAAAAGGCTGGAGAGTTTTATTCACCCACGGAAGTATCTACTTTATTAGCAAAACTTACAAAATCAGCTCCTGGTGCAAGAATATCGGACCCCACCTGCGGTTCTGCCTCATTACTAATCAAAGCTGGTCAAGAAGTGGGTTCCGATAATTTTTCTCTTTACGGTCAAGAGGCAAATGGAAGCACCTGGGCTTTGGCTGTTATAAATATGTTCTTGCATGGTTTCGACAATTCAATCATACGCTGGGGAGATACCATTCGCAATCCAAAACTAAAGGAAGGCGGAGTTCTCATGAAATTCGACACCGTAGTTGCCAATCCTCCATTCTCGCTTGATAAATGGGGTAAAGTAGAGGAAAAAGATGGAGATGTATCTGTAGTGAGCTATGATCCAGAAACGGATCAATACAATCGTTTTTGGAGGGGAGTGCCACCCAAAAGCAAAGGAGACTGGGCATTTATATGTCACATGATAGAAACCACCTACGAAGGAACAGGAATTGTTGGGGTCATCGTCCCTCACGGTGTACTTTTTAGAGGTTCTTCCGAAGGTAGGATTAGACAAAAAACGATTGAAGAAAACATCCTTGAGGCTGTAATTGGCTTACCTGCCAACTTATTTTATGGAACAGGAATACCAGCTGCAATTCTCATTTTTAACAAAGGCAAAATTGCAGGTACCGATGTTTTATTTATTGATGCTAGTCAGGAATATGAATCTGCCAAAAACCAAAATAAGCTTGGGGAAAAGCACATAGATCGTATAGTTAAAACTTATAGAGAATTCAAAAAAGGAAACCTAAGTCAAGGGGTAATCGAGGATAAATACAGCTACGTTGCAAGCTTTGATGAACTCAAAGAAAACGACTTTAATCTCAATATCCCACGATACGTTGACACTTTTGAAGAAGAACAAGAAGTAGACATTAAGAAGGTAAAAGAAGAAATAAGCACATTAGAAAAAGAATTATCACTGGTAGAAAAACAAATGGCCGAATATTTAAAAACTATTATTGATTAA
- a CDS encoding type I restriction enzyme, S subunit, whose translation MKNIASTVKHIINQLPPSWEIKCFEDVAEIDGSNLTNSTALNYEFEYISLSDIDSKNNRFSTSKQVFGRAPSRARRVVKQGDILMSTVRPNLKAFYLIKTEVKNLIASTGFALITAKACSKEYLYQFLFSSEIERQLHKLLVGSNYPAINSSDVRKLKISLPPLPEQKAIASILATCDTQINTLEKLICQKEQQKKWLMQNLLTEKIKLVTNQKKWVERKVSQLFTQKRRYINWDEKEQYNLISIKRRNGGIFYRPPLHGYDIGVKKLKEVKVSDFVISKRQASHGAWAVVEKKFDKAHISDEYVSLEVLPQFLDPSFWKWYCQLPILTHCANIDSNGVHIEKSIFDYSLFKKRKIAIPESLEEQQAIAQVLTTAEKEISLLKAKTEKLRESKKGLMQQLLTGKKRVKI comes from the coding sequence ATGAAAAATATAGCATCAACTGTAAAACATATTATAAATCAATTACCCCCTAGTTGGGAGATAAAGTGTTTTGAAGATGTGGCTGAAATTGATGGGTCTAACCTAACAAATAGTACGGCACTCAATTATGAATTTGAATATATCTCTTTGTCCGATATTGATTCCAAAAATAATAGATTTTCAACCTCCAAGCAGGTTTTTGGAAGGGCTCCGTCCAGAGCACGAAGAGTTGTAAAACAAGGCGACATCCTTATGTCAACCGTTCGCCCAAATTTGAAAGCATTCTATTTGATAAAAACAGAAGTTAAGAACTTAATTGCATCCACTGGTTTTGCACTTATTACAGCTAAAGCTTGTAGTAAAGAGTATTTGTATCAATTTTTATTTAGTTCTGAAATAGAGAGGCAGCTTCATAAATTATTAGTTGGATCAAATTATCCTGCAATTAACTCTTCAGATGTACGAAAATTAAAAATTTCTCTCCCTCCACTTCCAGAACAAAAAGCCATTGCCAGCATCCTAGCAACCTGCGACACCCAAATCAATACCCTTGAAAAACTCATCTGTCAAAAAGAGCAACAAAAAAAATGGCTCATGCAGAACCTTTTGACTGAGAAAATTAAGTTAGTTACAAATCAAAAGAAATGGGTAGAAAGAAAGGTAAGTCAACTTTTTACACAAAAGCGTAGATATATAAATTGGGATGAAAAAGAGCAGTACAATTTAATTAGCATCAAAAGGCGTAATGGAGGTATTTTTTATAGACCACCGCTGCATGGTTATGATATTGGAGTAAAGAAGTTGAAAGAGGTAAAAGTTTCTGATTTTGTAATATCCAAACGACAAGCCTCTCACGGAGCATGGGCAGTTGTTGAAAAAAAATTCGATAAAGCTCATATTTCTGATGAATATGTAAGCCTTGAGGTTTTACCTCAATTTCTTGATCCAAGCTTTTGGAAATGGTATTGTCAACTCCCGATATTAACACATTGTGCCAATATTGACTCAAATGGTGTACATATAGAGAAATCAATATTTGATTATTCTCTATTTAAAAAAAGAAAAATTGCGATTCCTGAATCTCTTGAAGAACAACAAGCAATCGCCCAAGTCCTCACAACTGCCGAGAAAGAGATTTCCCTCCTAAAAGCTAAAACTGAAAAGCTAAGAGAATCTAAAAAAGGCCTAATGCAACAACTATTAACAGGCAAAAAACGAGTGAAAATATAA
- a CDS encoding Patatin-like phospholipase has product MKKEKFKILSIDGGGIRGIFPAMILANFEAELKSKGVEKWQVYQNFNLICGTSTGGIMAVALALGIPAKEIYELYLNNAKVIFGSKRNMYSRLFNSAHTRTNLEQLIKDKFKEYHDGSDGEHPRLLHCKTPVAIPIYDLMEGRPSVLKSKYHDAFVRDFHIPAYQAALATSAAPTYFDPYSSSYVDLSGLEKPFHNKVDGGVFANNPTLNGMIEAQKVFKLKMEDFSILSLGTGHQKFCDAGIDKKNKARLKYGIKYWMLEDGKKRLIDLFMQGQSQQIQNIIGIMKNGIDKSEPDNFDYLRIDTELDSTCPIELDETDKVKLDKLAEKAIIQFQTNATTMISLFGTGSKWSDTNTIINENER; this is encoded by the coding sequence TTGAAAAAAGAGAAGTTTAAAATATTATCTATCGATGGCGGCGGAATAAGAGGAATTTTTCCTGCCATGATCTTGGCTAACTTTGAAGCGGAGCTAAAATCAAAAGGGGTGGAGAAATGGCAAGTATACCAAAACTTCAACTTGATTTGTGGTACTTCTACAGGGGGTATTATGGCCGTGGCATTAGCTTTAGGCATCCCTGCAAAAGAGATTTATGAACTTTATCTTAACAACGCCAAAGTGATCTTTGGTAGTAAGAGAAATATGTATTCGCGTTTATTTAATTCAGCTCACACAAGAACTAATCTAGAACAACTCATAAAAGATAAGTTTAAGGAATATCATGATGGAAGTGATGGAGAGCACCCTAGACTTCTTCATTGTAAAACTCCTGTTGCCATTCCGATATATGACCTCATGGAAGGCCGACCTTCAGTATTAAAAAGCAAATATCATGATGCTTTTGTACGTGATTTTCATATCCCTGCATATCAAGCCGCTCTAGCAACATCAGCTGCACCAACCTATTTTGACCCTTATTCATCATCTTACGTTGACTTGAGCGGTCTTGAAAAACCTTTCCATAATAAGGTTGATGGAGGTGTATTTGCAAATAACCCAACTTTAAATGGTATGATTGAGGCTCAAAAGGTATTTAAACTTAAAATGGAAGATTTTTCTATTCTATCACTAGGAACTGGTCATCAAAAGTTTTGTGATGCAGGAATTGATAAAAAGAATAAAGCTCGCTTAAAGTATGGCATAAAATACTGGATGCTAGAAGATGGAAAAAAGCGTTTGATTGACCTTTTCATGCAAGGTCAGTCACAACAAATTCAAAATATCATAGGTATTATGAAAAATGGCATTGACAAAAGTGAGCCAGATAATTTTGACTACCTCCGAATTGATACTGAACTTGACAGTACTTGCCCAATAGAACTAGACGAAACAGATAAAGTGAAATTGGACAAACTTGCAGAGAAGGCGATTATTCAATTTCAAACCAATGCTACTACCATGATATCACTATTTGGAACAGGATCAAAGTGGTCAGATACTAACACAATTATAAATGAAAACGAACGCTAA
- a CDS encoding Type I restriction modification DNA specificity domain-containing protein — protein MNKKLLNYQKLHTFASPKKKTKLTRSISNIATIKSGVYAKTATEGDCLYLQGKDFSESGELDTSLAPSVRVADANPKHFLNHNDILLLARGDNNAAFLFTNTEYPALASPTFLVLTVNEFDIQPEFLLWYLNSYLGQKRLKRESKGSSIQSITIKTLANIEIDIPPMNIQDQIVAIANLSTRRTKLSTELNHLKRKEVELLLFETAKKQ, from the coding sequence TTGAATAAAAAATTACTTAATTATCAAAAATTACATACCTTTGCATCACCCAAGAAGAAAACAAAATTGACAAGAAGTATATCAAATATCGCAACAATTAAATCTGGTGTCTATGCCAAGACAGCCACAGAAGGAGATTGCCTCTATTTACAAGGCAAAGACTTTAGTGAATCTGGAGAGTTGGACACTTCATTAGCACCAAGTGTAAGAGTGGCTGACGCCAACCCTAAGCACTTCCTTAATCATAACGATATCCTATTGCTGGCAAGAGGAGATAACAACGCAGCGTTCCTTTTCACTAATACCGAATATCCTGCTCTTGCTTCACCAACTTTTCTGGTACTTACAGTGAATGAGTTTGATATTCAACCAGAATTTTTGCTCTGGTACCTGAACTCTTACCTTGGTCAAAAGCGACTTAAAAGAGAGTCCAAAGGGTCTTCGATCCAATCTATTACAATTAAGACTTTAGCAAATATTGAAATTGATATTCCTCCTATGAATATACAAGATCAAATAGTTGCTATCGCTAACCTTAGTACAAGACGTACGAAACTAAGCACAGAACTAAATCACCTAAAAAGAAAAGAGGTAGAATTACTATTATTTGAAACCGCTAAAAAACAATGA